From a single Brassica rapa cultivar Chiifu-401-42 chromosome A01, CAAS_Brap_v3.01, whole genome shotgun sequence genomic region:
- the LOC103829100 gene encoding uncharacterized protein LOC103829100 produces MVSPFRTPCTSPRKSRKASKNPYSNRGLDKFSELLSELDEKRQIIYSKKVDSGGPPLVRFVFTSSGECVPVVIKSSYLHKQKKTKDVAASAAAKVKTVVNESKTEETKKTEPETEEKQSCVLNENLKKITRPNRFFPVTVILVLVFLVFFGRSVAIMCTCIAWYLVPTIKEQRGNRGSSSYAMKKKDFARKLSIEDRASFNPRTVRNLSPRK; encoded by the coding sequence ATGGTGAGCCCATTCAGAACTCCATGTACTTCtccaagaaaatcaagaaaagcGAGCAAGAACCCTTATTCAAACCGTGGACTTGACAAGTTCTCTGAGCTTCTTTCAGAGCTCGACGAGAAGAGACAGATCATCTACTCAAAGAAGGTCGATTCCGGTGGCCCGCCTCTTGTCCGATTCGTGTTCACAAGCTCCGGTGAGTGTGTCCCAGTCGTGATCAAATCGTCTTATCTTCATAAACAGAAGAAGACCAAAGATGTTGCCGCTTCTGCTGCTGCTAAAGTCAAAACAGTAGTCAACGAATCGAAAACAGAGGAAACAAAGAAAACAGAACCTGAAACAGAGGAAAAACAGAGCTGTGTTTTGAAtgagaatctgaagaagatCACAAGACCGAACCGTTTCTTTCCCGTGACTGTGATCTTGGTTCTTGTTTTCTTGGTTTTCTTTGGAAGATCTGTTGCGATCATGTGCACTTGTATTGCTTGGTACTTGGTACCAACGATCAAGGAACAGAGAGGAAACCGAGGATCTTCATCATATgcgatgaagaagaaagatttcGCCAGGAAGTTGAGTATTGAAGACAGAGCATCATTTAATCCAAGAACTGTTCGCAATCTTTCGCCTCGCAAGTAG